In a single window of the Deinococcus misasensis DSM 22328 genome:
- a CDS encoding serine hydrolase produces the protein MKKILFLIVPLTLGSAFAAPDFNAVLEAHHQANPYMGTVVVMKDGQRVFEKAIGKANLEFDVPASMQTVYEIGSITKSFTAAAILKLQEQGKLKVSDPVSTFLPGFPNGDRITLHHLLTHTSGLPSFTGFPDFLETQKLQKTQDQLIDSFKNLPLEFEPGDRFQYSNSGFTLLGKIIEVASGQPYQDYITENILNPLGFKQVQFHSRLDLVPNRATGYVPEGTSYRLPESHNVEIAGPAGGLFATADELALWLPSLSEGKVLGPDSVKAFTTAQVYIGNEPGFQNYGYGVGVGSFAGKKVLAHGGSINGFNAMMLYFPEEKLSIVALSNLDGNSSSLVASDLAKVALGAEVTLPEPRVAVEVPVSVLETYAGLYEVPDLQTTLRIFVKKGQLMVEVPGAGEFALVPESSQKFYLSIARNHLTFSQGPEGMVLEISAGENRAVGKKVQ, from the coding sequence ATGAAGAAAATCCTGTTTTTGATCGTCCCTTTGACCCTTGGATCCGCTTTCGCTGCCCCTGATTTCAATGCTGTGCTGGAGGCCCACCATCAGGCCAATCCATACATGGGAACGGTGGTGGTGATGAAAGATGGCCAGAGGGTCTTTGAAAAAGCCATCGGCAAGGCCAATCTGGAATTTGATGTTCCGGCCAGCATGCAAACCGTGTATGAGATCGGTTCGATCACCAAGAGTTTCACCGCTGCTGCCATTTTGAAGTTGCAGGAGCAAGGCAAACTGAAAGTCAGCGATCCGGTCAGCACCTTCCTGCCCGGCTTCCCGAACGGAGACCGCATCACCTTGCACCATCTGCTGACCCACACCTCGGGTCTGCCCAGCTTCACCGGATTTCCTGACTTTCTGGAGACCCAGAAACTTCAGAAAACCCAGGACCAGTTGATCGACAGTTTCAAAAACCTGCCCCTGGAATTCGAGCCCGGCGACCGTTTCCAGTACAGCAACTCGGGCTTTACCCTGCTGGGCAAGATCATCGAGGTGGCCTCTGGTCAGCCCTATCAGGACTACATCACCGAAAACATTCTGAATCCTCTGGGCTTCAAGCAAGTGCAATTCCATTCGAGGCTGGATCTGGTGCCCAACCGGGCCACGGGTTACGTGCCAGAGGGAACTTCTTACCGACTCCCAGAGTCCCACAACGTGGAAATTGCAGGTCCGGCAGGTGGACTTTTTGCCACTGCAGACGAACTGGCCCTCTGGTTGCCTTCCCTGTCAGAAGGAAAAGTGCTGGGTCCAGACAGCGTAAAAGCCTTCACCACGGCTCAGGTGTACATCGGCAATGAGCCCGGATTCCAGAATTACGGCTATGGGGTGGGCGTGGGCTCTTTTGCGGGCAAAAAAGTGCTGGCGCACGGTGGCAGCATCAACGGTTTCAACGCCATGATGCTGTACTTTCCAGAGGAGAAACTGAGCATTGTGGCCCTTTCCAATCTGGATGGGAACAGCAGCAGTCTGGTGGCCAGCGATCTGGCAAAAGTGGCTCTGGGTGCGGAGGTCACCTTGCCTGAACCCAGAGTCGCGGTGGAGGTTCCGGTGTCCGTGCTGGAAACCTATGCAGGGCTTTACGAGGTGCCAGACCTGCAAACCACCCTGCGCATTTTCGTGAAAAAAGGCCAGTTGATGGTGGAGGTTCCCGGAGCAGGTGAGTTCGCTCTGGTTCCAGAAAGCAGCCAGAAATTTTACCTGAGCATTGCCCGGAATCACCTGACGTTCTCTCAGGGACCTGAAGGCATGGTGTTGGAAATCTCTGCAGGGGAAAACCGGGCTGTGGGCAAAAAAGTGCAGTGA